The following coding sequences are from one Betaproteobacteria bacterium window:
- the metW gene encoding methionine biosynthesis protein MetW: protein MTDHLGRPDFELIAGWVLPGHRVLDLGCGDGSLLRLLIDSKGVRGWGVEIDDANVLAAVRRGINVIQGNLEDGLTGFADGAFDHVVLSRTLQTVRHTERILAEMLRVGREAVVSFPNFAYWKNRQAVLNGRMPVSEDLPYEWYDSPNLRFFAIPDFEALVGKMGLSIRERRVLDEKGQWVTEEPNFLGSLAVYRLTRPR, encoded by the coding sequence ATGACCGACCACCTGGGGCGTCCCGACTTCGAACTCATCGCCGGCTGGGTGCTGCCCGGTCACCGCGTCCTCGACCTGGGGTGTGGCGACGGCTCCCTGTTGCGTCTGCTGATCGACAGCAAGGGCGTGCGCGGCTGGGGGGTGGAAATCGACGACGCCAACGTGCTGGCCGCGGTGCGACGGGGCATCAACGTCATCCAGGGCAACCTGGAGGACGGCCTTACCGGCTTCGCAGACGGGGCCTTCGACCATGTGGTTCTTTCCCGCACCCTGCAGACCGTCCGCCATACCGAGAGAATCCTGGCCGAAATGCTGCGCGTGGGGCGGGAAGCGGTGGTGTCCTTCCCCAATTTCGCCTACTGGAAGAACCGCCAGGCAGTGCTCAACGGCCGCATGCCCGTTTCCGAGGATCTGCCCTACGAGTGGTACGACTCGCCCAATCTGCGTTTCTTTGCCATTCCTGACTTCGAAGCCCTGGTGGGCAAGATGGGGCTCTCCATCCGGGAAAGACGGGTGCTGGACGAAAAGGGGCAATGGGTGACCGAGGAACCCAACTTCCTCGGCAGTCTGGCGGTCTACCGCCTGACCCGCCCCCGGTGA
- a CDS encoding YeeE/YedE family protein translates to MSQSTAVLILAFAAGGLFGALSQKTRFCTMGALADLVLMGDRLRLRMWLMAIAVAILGTWGLQAGGWADLGKSLYRGATLPWLSHLIGGAAFGVGMVLASGCGARTLVRIGAGNLKSLVVFLVVGLGAAMTLRGVLAVGRVAWLDPPTLRFEGGQDLASLVAGLGLAPGVALAVVSLTLGGGLAAYALADAQFRQRDPLLGGVGIGLAVLLAWWASAHFGYLAEDPETLQEAFLTTQSGRPESLSFVAPFAHTLDLLTLWSDTSRKLSFGVAACAGVVAGAAVMALAEGSFRWEGFAGPADTARHLLGALLMGFGGVTALGCTIGQGISGVSTLALGSFLTLGAIVAGAVCALKISERTAGNA, encoded by the coding sequence ATGAGCCAGTCCACCGCCGTCCTCATCCTGGCCTTCGCCGCCGGGGGGCTCTTTGGAGCCCTTTCCCAGAAGACTCGCTTCTGCACCATGGGGGCGCTGGCCGACCTGGTGCTGATGGGCGACCGGCTGCGGCTGCGCATGTGGCTCATGGCCATCGCCGTCGCCATACTGGGTACCTGGGGGCTCCAGGCCGGTGGCTGGGCAGACCTGGGGAAAAGTCTCTATCGCGGGGCAACCCTGCCCTGGCTTTCCCACCTGATTGGCGGTGCGGCCTTCGGCGTCGGCATGGTGCTGGCCTCGGGCTGCGGCGCGCGGACCCTGGTGCGCATCGGCGCGGGCAACCTGAAATCCCTGGTCGTCTTCCTGGTCGTCGGCCTGGGCGCCGCGATGACCCTGCGCGGAGTGCTGGCCGTGGGGCGTGTGGCCTGGCTCGACCCGCCGACCCTGCGCTTCGAGGGCGGCCAGGATCTGGCGTCCTTGGTCGCGGGCCTGGGGCTGGCTCCGGGGGTCGCCCTGGCCGTCGTCAGCCTGACCCTGGGCGGAGGGCTCGCGGCCTATGCCCTGGCCGACGCCCAGTTCCGCCAGCGCGACCCGCTGCTGGGCGGGGTCGGCATCGGCCTCGCCGTGCTGCTCGCCTGGTGGGCAAGCGCCCACTTCGGTTATCTCGCCGAAGATCCGGAAACCCTGCAAGAGGCCTTTCTGACCACGCAGTCCGGCCGGCCGGAGTCCTTGAGCTTTGTCGCCCCCTTCGCCCACACCCTGGACCTCCTGACCCTATGGTCCGACACCAGCCGCAAATTGAGCTTCGGCGTCGCCGCCTGCGCCGGCGTGGTGGCCGGCGCAGCCGTCATGGCCTTGGCCGAAGGCAGTTTCCGCTGGGAGGGTTTCGCCGGGCCCGCCGACACCGCCCGCCACCTGCTCGGTGCCCTGCTGATGGGTTTCGGCGGCGTCACGGCCCTGGGCTGCACCATCGGGCAGGGGATCAGCGGGGTATCGACCCTGGCCCTCGGCTCCTTCCTCACCCTGGGCGCCATCGTCGCCGGGGCCGTCTGTGCCCTGAAGATCAGTGAACGCACGGCGGGCAACGCCTGA
- a CDS encoding homoserine O-acetyltransferase: MAGEQQGVGQVEAQRAHFSEPLNLRSGGVIPEYDLVYETYGSLNAAKSNAILVCHALSGHHHVAGHYADQPDNLGWWDNIVGPGRPLDTDRFFIVGVNNLGGCHGSTGPSSINPASGKPWGADFPMVAVIDWVKAQARLADLLGIDAWAAVVGGSLGGMQALRWTITFPERVRHAVVVAAAPRLSAQNIAFNDVARQAILTDPDFHGGHYYEHGTRPIRGLRLARMLGHITYLSDDQMGEKFGRELRNGSFSFDFDVEFQIESYLRYQGDKFAGYFDANTYLLMTKALDYFDPAREENGDLVATLARSQAGFLVVSFTTDWRFSPARSKEIVHALVASGRDVSYAEIDLNFGHDSFLMADPHYHGVVGAYLANITL, translated from the coding sequence ATGGCAGGAGAGCAACAAGGCGTCGGGCAGGTCGAAGCGCAGCGGGCCCATTTTTCCGAGCCCCTCAACTTGCGCAGCGGCGGGGTCATTCCCGAGTACGACCTCGTCTATGAAACCTACGGCAGCCTCAATGCCGCGAAGTCGAACGCCATCCTGGTGTGCCACGCCCTTTCGGGGCATCACCACGTCGCCGGTCACTATGCCGACCAGCCGGACAACCTCGGCTGGTGGGACAATATCGTCGGCCCGGGCCGGCCGCTGGATACCGACCGCTTCTTCATCGTCGGAGTAAACAACCTGGGGGGCTGCCACGGCTCCACCGGCCCTTCGTCGATCAACCCGGCCAGCGGCAAGCCCTGGGGAGCCGATTTCCCCATGGTCGCCGTCATCGACTGGGTCAAGGCCCAGGCCCGCCTGGCGGACCTTCTGGGCATCGATGCCTGGGCGGCTGTGGTCGGCGGCAGCCTGGGAGGCATGCAGGCCCTGCGCTGGACCATCACCTTTCCCGAACGGGTTCGCCACGCCGTGGTCGTCGCCGCGGCGCCTCGCCTGTCGGCCCAGAACATCGCCTTCAACGACGTCGCCCGCCAGGCCATCCTCACCGACCCCGATTTCCACGGCGGCCACTATTACGAGCACGGCACCCGCCCCATTCGGGGACTGCGTCTGGCCCGCATGCTGGGCCACATCACCTACCTGTCCGACGATCAGATGGGGGAGAAATTCGGGCGGGAACTCAGGAACGGCTCGTTCTCCTTCGATTTCGATGTCGAATTTCAGATCGAGTCCTATCTGCGCTACCAGGGCGACAAATTCGCCGGCTATTTCGACGCCAATACCTATCTCCTGATGACCAAGGCTCTGGATTACTTCGATCCGGCCCGGGAGGAGAACGGGGACCTGGTGGCCACGCTGGCCCGCAGCCAGGCTGGCTTCCTCGTCGTGTCCTTCACCACGGACTGGCGCTTTTCGCCGGCGCGCTCCAAGGAGATCGTGCATGCCCTGGTGGCGAGCGGCCGCGACGTGTCCTACGCCGAAATCGACCTCAATTTCGGCCACGATTCCTTCCTGATGGCCGATCCGCACTATCACGGCGTCGTCGGCGCCTATCTCGCCAACATCACGCTATGA
- a CDS encoding PilZ domain-containing protein, translating into MLDQRRHQRIRFCEPPAISIGYGGSVAIGTIENLSLAGLMLRSGLDMTIGRHCGCEFSLFGSAVVDVAAVVVSRVGNLYGVRFESGPISELAIDDAIDGALAQGKASILSTHETGGRRVLRISGGLNGGLRNDFMHALTRVGVQEIDTSAVTAVDQAGLALCLTAQSRHGVTMGAQSECFARSWNEAIRPPGKPGVAA; encoded by the coding sequence ATGCTCGACCAGCGACGCCACCAGCGCATCCGTTTCTGCGAACCTCCCGCGATCTCCATCGGTTATGGCGGATCGGTGGCAATCGGCACCATCGAGAATCTTTCCCTGGCGGGCCTGATGCTGCGCAGTGGGCTCGACATGACCATCGGCCGCCATTGCGGCTGCGAATTCTCCCTCTTCGGTTCCGCCGTCGTCGACGTAGCGGCGGTCGTCGTCAGCCGGGTGGGCAATCTCTACGGCGTGCGCTTCGAATCCGGCCCCATCAGCGAACTGGCCATCGACGACGCCATCGACGGCGCCCTGGCCCAGGGCAAGGCGTCCATCCTCAGCACTCACGAGACCGGCGGGCGGCGCGTCCTGCGTATCAGCGGCGGTCTCAACGGCGGCTTGCGCAATGACTTCATGCATGCCCTCACCCGGGTGGGCGTACAGGAAATCGACACCAGCGCGGTGACCGCCGTGGACCAGGCCGGTCTCGCCCTCTGCCTCACCGCCCAATCGCGCCACGGCGTCACCATGGGCGCCCAGTCCGAGTGCTTCGCCCGCTCGTGGAACGAGGCGATCCGACCACCGGGCAAGCCGGGCGTCGCCGCCTGA
- the queC gene encoding 7-cyano-7-deazaguanine synthase QueC codes for MTKKAVVLLSGGLDSATCLAIARQQGFASYCLSFDYGQRHRAELDAATALARTLGATEHRILNLGLAQFGGSALTDAAIAVPTSGVLPGIPVTYVPARNTIMLSLALAWAEVLGSRDIFVGVNAVDYSGYPDCRPEYIAAFERLANLATKAGAEGAAFTVHAPLIHLSKAEIVATGAALGVDYGLTVSCYQADAAGRACGICDSCRLRREGFAAAGFADPTRYTP; via the coding sequence ATGACCAAGAAAGCAGTCGTTCTCCTCTCCGGCGGCCTCGATTCCGCCACCTGCCTCGCCATCGCCCGCCAACAGGGGTTTGCCAGTTACTGCCTCTCCTTCGACTACGGCCAGCGACATCGGGCCGAACTCGACGCGGCCACCGCTCTTGCCCGCACCCTGGGCGCCACCGAACATCGCATCCTCAATCTCGGGCTTGCCCAGTTCGGCGGCTCGGCGCTGACCGATGCCGCCATTGCCGTTCCCACCAGCGGGGTCCTGCCGGGAATTCCGGTCACCTACGTCCCGGCCCGCAATACCATCATGCTGTCCCTGGCCCTGGCCTGGGCCGAGGTCCTGGGCAGCCGCGACATCTTTGTCGGCGTCAACGCGGTGGACTACTCCGGCTATCCCGATTGCCGCCCCGAGTACATCGCCGCCTTCGAGCGCCTTGCCAACCTCGCCACCAAGGCCGGCGCCGAGGGGGCCGCCTTTACGGTGCATGCCCCGCTCATCCACCTTTCCAAAGCGGAAATCGTGGCGACCGGAGCGGCCCTGGGGGTGGACTACGGGCTCACCGTGTCCTGCTATCAGGCCGATGCGGCCGGACGGGCCTGCGGCATTTGCGACTCCTGCCGCCTGCGCCGGGAAGGCTTTGCTGCTGCCGGGTTCGCGGACCCGACCCGCTACACGCCCTGA